One genomic segment of Hordeum vulgare subsp. vulgare chromosome 2H, MorexV3_pseudomolecules_assembly, whole genome shotgun sequence includes these proteins:
- the LOC123430251 gene encoding purple acid phosphatase 22-like: MEPNRITTRFVLLLVVGTLIVSSAAEYVRPPPGRVILTEHDKPASHPQQVHLSVVGANHMRVSWVTDAKHGHSVVEYGRASGNYTSSATGEHSSYRYYLYSSGKIHHVTIGPLDPDTVYYYRCGMVGDEFTLKTPTAALPIELALAGDLGQTEWTASTLAHVSKTDYDMLLVPGDLAYADTQQPLWDTFGRFVQKHASRRPWMVTEGNHEVEAGMALPGSPNPFLAYTTRWRMPHEESGSTSALYYSLDAAGGAVHVVMLGSYAAFNSTSEQYGWLARDLARVDRRATPWLVVLLHAPWYNTNAAHAGEGEAMRKAMERLLYEARVDVVFSGHVHAYERFTRVYDNEANPCGPVHITIGDGGNREGLAFDFQKNHKLARLSLMREASFGHGRLSVVNATAARWAWHRNDDADSIVRDELWLESLAANGACRRTQPFPGSWSDEL, from the exons ATGGAGCCAAACAGGATAACGACGCGTTTCGTACTACTCCTGGTGGTCGGCACGCTGATCGTCTCGTCCGCCGCCGAGTATGTCCGGCCTCCACCGGGCCGTGTCATCCTCACGGAGCACGACAAACCCGCCTCCCACCCTCAACAG GTCCATCTATCGGTTGTCGGGGCGAACCATATGAGAGTTTCATGGGTCACAGACGCCAAGCACGGGCACTCGGTGGTGGAGTACGGCAGGGCCTCCGGGAACTACACCTCGTCGGCCACCGGCGAGCACTCCTCGTACCGCTACTACCTCTACTCCTCCGGCAAGATCCACCACGTCACGATCGGACCTCTTGATCCCGACACGGTGTACTACTACCGGTGCGGCATGGTCGGCGACGAGTTCACCCTCAAGACCCCAACCGCCGCTCTCCCCATCGAGCTCGCGCTCGCAGGGGACCTTGGGCAGACCGAGTGGACGGCGTCGACGCTGGCCCACGTCAGCAAGACGGACtacgacatgctgctggtgccagGCGACCTCGCCTACGCCGACACCCAGCAGCCGCTGTGGGACACGTTCGGGCGGTTCGTGCAGAAGCACGCGAGCCGGCGGCCGTGGATGGTCACCGAGGGGAACCACGAGGTGGAGGCCGGGATGGCGCTCCCGGGCTCGCCCAACCCGTTCCTCGCCTACACCACGCGGTGGCGCATGCCGCACGAGGAGAGCGGGTCGACGTCCGCGCTCTACTACTCCTTGGACGCGGCCGGGGGCGCCGTCCACGTCGTCATGCTAGGCTCGTACGCCGCCTTCAACTCCACCTCGGAGCAGTACGGGTGGCTGGCGCGCGACCTCGCCCGGGTCGACCGGCGCGCGACTCCGTGGCTCGTCGTGCTGCTGCACGCCCCGTGGTACAACACCAACGCGGCgcacgccggcgagggggaggccaTGAGGAAGGCGATGGAGCGCCTACTCTACGAGGCCCGCGTCGACGTCGTCTTCTCCGGCCACGTCCACGCCTACGAACGCTTC ACAAGGGTCTATGACAACGAGGCGAACCCGTGCGGGCCGGTGCACATCACAATCGGCGACGGCGGGAACAGAGAAGGGCTTGCATTCGA TTTTCAGAAGAATCATAAGTTGGCTCGGCTCTCGTTGATGAGGGAGGCGAGCTTTGGGCATGGCCGGCTGAGCGTGGTGAACGCGACCGCGGCGCGCTGGGCATGGCACCGCAACGACGACGCTGACTCCATCGTCCGCGACGAGCTCTGGCTGGAGAGCCTGGCCGCCAACGGCGCGTGCCGGCGGACCCAACCCTTCCCTGGTTCTTGGAGCGATGAATTGTAG